A region from the Cannabis sativa cultivar Pink pepper isolate KNU-18-1 chromosome 9, ASM2916894v1, whole genome shotgun sequence genome encodes:
- the LOC115722699 gene encoding serine/threonine-protein kinase STY13, with protein sequence MDHAVGGVDSKVGGTGSISSKDMIFRADKIDLKTLDIQLEKHFSKVFYRNGDSESQRPKEEWEIDLSKMDVRYVVAQGTYGIVYRGTYDNQDVAVKVLDWGEDGIATSVETAALRASFRQEVAVWHKLDHPNVTKFVGASMGASNLKIPATNSSDEGYGSHPSKACCVVVEYLAGGTLKQFLIRNTRKKLAFKVVIQLALDLSRGLSYLHSKKIVHRDVKTENMLLDAQRNLKIADFGVARVEAQNPRDMTGETGTLGYMAPEVLDGKPYNRRCDVYSFGICLWEIYCCDMPYPDLSFADISSAVVRQNLRPEVPRCCPSSFVNIMRKCWDGNPDKRPEMDEVVKMLEAIDTSKGGGMIPDDQTSACFCFGPARGP encoded by the exons ATGGATCATGCAGTGGGTGGTGTGGATTCAAAGGTTGGAGGTACAGGAAGTATTAGTAGCAAAGATATGATTTTCAGAGCAGATAAAATTGATTTGAAGACCTTAGATATACAATTGGAGAAGCATTTCAGCAAGGTATTTTATAGGAATGGGGACAGTGAGAGCCAAAGGCCTAAAGAAGAGTGGGAAATTGATTTATCTAAGATGGATGTAAGATATGTTGTGGCTCAGGGAACCTATGGTATTGTCTATAGGGGTACCTATGACAATCAAGATGTTGCAg TGAAGGTATTGGACTGGGGGGAGGACGGTATAGCAACATCTGTTGAAACTGCTGCTCTGCGGGCATCGTTTCGGCAGGAAGTTGCTGTTTGGCACAAGCTTGACCACCCTAACGTTACAAAA TTTGTTGGTGCTTCTATGGGGGCCTCAAATCTTAAGATTCCTGCCACCAATTCATCAGATGAGGGTTATGGTTCCCATCCTTCTAAGGCATGTTGTGTTGTTGTGGAGTACCTTGCTGGTGGGACGCTCAAACAGTTTCTAATAAGAAACACAAGAAAGAAGCTTGCTTTTAAAGTTGTGATTCAACTTGCTTTGGACCTTTCAAGAGG ACTTAGCTATTTGCATTCAAAGAAGATTGTGCATCGTGATGTCAAAACGGAGAATATGTTGCTAGATGCTCAAAGAAATCTCAAAATAGCCGATTTTGGTGTTGCTCGAGTTGAAGCTCAAAATCCAAGGGATATGACTGGTGAAACTGGTACCCTTGGGTACATGGCTCCCGAG GTCTTGGATGGTAAGCCTTATAATAGAAGATGTGATGTATACAGCTTTGGAATATGCTTATGGGAAATTTATTGTTGCGATATGCCTTACCCGGACCTTAGCTTTGCTGACATATCATCCGCAGTTGTTCGACAG AATCTACGACCGGAAGTTCCCCGATGCTGCCCAAGTTCTTTCGTGAATATTATGCGCAAATGCTGGGATGGAAATCCAGATAAGCGCCCAGAAATGGATGAAGTGGTGAAAATGTTAGAAGCAATTGATACAAGTAAAGGAGGAGGTATGATACCTGATGATCAAACTTCTGCTTGCTTCTGTTTTGGCCCTGCGCGTGGTCCCTGA